The Seriola aureovittata isolate HTS-2021-v1 ecotype China chromosome 3, ASM2101889v1, whole genome shotgun sequence genome includes a region encoding these proteins:
- the p2rx3b gene encoding P2X purinoceptor 3b, with product MWSCITDFFTYETTKSVVVKSWTIGIINRVVQLLIITYFIGWVFVYEKAYQVRDTAIESSVMTKVKGFGIYNDKVMDVADYVTPTQGASVFCIITKLITTDNQVQGYCPESEKKYSCTQDSDCTRHLNKPGSYGILTGKCVPFNATVKMCQIKGWCPAEIDTIKTTPMMEVENFTIFIKNSIRFPTFNYTKGNFLPTITGDYIQKCNFDMINNTYCPIFRVGDVVHYARQNFTKLADKGGVIGIKIGWMCDLDKSDDQCNPSYSFTRLDAMSQKNAVSPGYNFRFAKYYKMENGTDYRTLVKAYAIRFDVLVNGNAGKFNMIPTLINMVAAFTSVGVGTVLCDIILLNFLKGAEQYKAKKFEEVSDSPLESQSNGFYRSQLSLRHHETIMRSNDSGAFSIEHYS from the exons ATGTGGTCGTGTATAACGGACTTCTTCACCTATGAAACCACCAAGTCGGTGGTGGTGAAGAGCTGGACCATCGGCATCATCAACCGAGTTGTCCAACTCCTCATCATCACTTACTTTATTGG gTGGGTCTTTGTCTATGAGAAGGCCTACCAAGTGAGAGACACAGCTATTGAATCCTCGGTGATGACCAAGGTCAAAGGTTTTGGAATTTACAATGACAAGGTGATGGATGTTGCAGACTACGTTACTCCTACACAG GGAGCTTCAGTCTTCTGCATCATCACCAAACTGATCACCACAGACAACCAGGTCCAAGGATACTGCCCCGAG AGTGAGAAGAAGTATTCCTGTACCCAGGACAGCGACTGCACCAGACACCTCAATAAACCAGGGAGTTACG gtATCCTCACAGGGAAGTGTGTTCCTTTCAATGCCACCGTCAAGATGTGTCAGATAAAAGGATGGTGTCCTGCGGAGATAGATACCATCAAGAC tacaCCAATGATGGAAGTGGAGAATTTCACCATTTTCATCAAGAACAGCATCCGCTTCCCAACTTTCAACTACACCAA aggGAACTTCCTTCCGACAATCACTGGTGATTACATccaaaaatgtaactttgacatgATCAACAACACCTACTGCCCCATCTTCAGAGTGGGAGACGTGGTCCACTACGCGCGGCAGAACTTCACTAAACTGGCAGACAAG GGAGGAGTGATTGGAATAAAGATTGGCTGGATGTGTGATCTGGACAAGTCAGATGACCAGTGCAACCCCTCCTACTCGTTCACCCGATTGGATGCCATGTCGCAGAAGAACGCTGTCTCACCGGGATACAATTTCAG GTTTGCCAAATACTATAAGATGGAGAACGGGACAGACTACCGTACGCTGGTCAAAGCCTATGCTATTAGGTTTGATGTTCTGGTCAATGGAAAT GCAGGCAAGTTCAACATGATCCCCACACTCATCAACATGGTGGCAGCCTTCACATCAGTGGGAGTG GGTACGGTGCTGTGTGACATCATACTTTTGAACTTCCTGAAAGGAGCGGAGCAGTACAAGGCCAAGAAATTTGAAGAG GTGTCGGACAGTCCACTGGAATCCCAAAGCAACGGGTTTTACCGCTCCCAGCTGTCACTCAGACATCACGAGACCATCATGAGGTCCAATGACTCAGGTGCTTTTTCTATTGAGCATTACAGCTAA